From a single bacterium genomic region:
- a CDS encoding ABC transporter permease: GRLLYDAKNYLDLALHMAVFPGLMICLTVLAVNYVGDGLRDALDPTRVF, translated from the coding sequence GGGGGCGGCTCCTCTACGATGCCAAGAACTACCTCGATCTCGCTCTCCACATGGCGGTCTTCCCAGGGCTGATGATCTGCCTGACGGTCCTCGCGGTCAACTACGTAGGGGACGGCCTGCGGGACGCGCTCGATCCCACTCGCGTTTTCTGA